The Leucobacter sp. UCMA 4100 genome window below encodes:
- a CDS encoding Asp23/Gls24 family envelope stress response protein, whose amino-acid sequence MAAEETNKTVVTGGDLAAKTPVPGSRVDRVSTTTPNPSAEDSAGKTTIAEGVVAKVAGIAAREVRGVHALGGGGARALGAIRDVVNATDLTQGVKVEVGETQAAADITIVVDYPAPIQEVAGNVRAAVTDAISRLVGLDVVEVNVDVNDVHLPSEDSDHEGDDSEARVS is encoded by the coding sequence ATGGCTGCAGAAGAGACAAACAAGACGGTTGTTACTGGTGGCGATCTTGCCGCGAAGACTCCGGTACCGGGGTCACGCGTCGATCGTGTTTCAACGACCACCCCGAACCCATCGGCTGAAGACTCTGCTGGCAAGACCACGATCGCTGAGGGTGTTGTTGCAAAGGTTGCGGGCATTGCCGCTCGCGAGGTTCGAGGCGTACACGCGCTCGGGGGTGGTGGGGCTCGAGCACTTGGCGCGATCCGCGATGTCGTGAACGCGACCGACCTTACCCAGGGAGTCAAGGTCGAGGTGGGCGAGACTCAGGCGGCTGCCGACATCACGATCGTGGTCGATTACCCCGCACCGATTCAAGAGGTTGCGGGCAATGTCCGGGCAGCGGTCACCGATGCGATCTCGCGCCTCGTGGGGCTTGACGTTGTCGAGGTGAACGTCGACGTGAATGACGTGCACCTGCCGAGCGAAGACAGCGACCACGAAGGCGACGACAGCGAGGCGCGAGTCTCATGA
- a CDS encoding DUF2273 domain-containing protein encodes MSTTLTGALVGAVLGFAAMLFGFWGFLLVALLMGVGALIGRVMSGELDLRAVAGAFTGRKTSS; translated from the coding sequence ATGAGCACAACGCTAACCGGAGCCCTCGTTGGGGCGGTGCTCGGGTTTGCGGCGATGCTGTTCGGCTTTTGGGGCTTTCTGCTCGTCGCGCTCCTGATGGGCGTCGGTGCGCTCATCGGGCGGGTGATGTCTGGCGAGCTTGACCTTCGCGCCGTAGCTGGCGCATTCACGGGTCGGAAAACCTCATCATGA
- a CDS encoding NTP pyrophosphohydrolase — protein MSAVTALAPAGASLGMASHPSGRISVRERVLEKVVRETSAQVLCVPRDDVRVALTEWGRGLAISVSAKLPIPDLADAAAVASATPVLQRLRDVQEELARECGCLTGRTIERVSITVTGAVVPTRKRVR, from the coding sequence ATGAGCGCCGTGACCGCCCTGGCACCTGCAGGCGCGAGTCTCGGTATGGCCTCACACCCGTCAGGGCGCATTAGCGTTCGTGAGCGGGTACTCGAGAAGGTGGTGCGCGAGACCTCGGCTCAGGTGTTGTGTGTGCCGAGAGATGACGTCAGGGTCGCGCTCACCGAGTGGGGGCGCGGGCTTGCCATCAGTGTTTCGGCGAAGTTACCCATTCCTGACCTTGCCGACGCCGCGGCGGTCGCGAGCGCAACTCCCGTGTTACAGCGGTTGCGCGACGTGCAGGAGGAGCTTGCTCGAGAGTGCGGCTGCCTGACCGGCCGCACGATTGAGCGGGTTTCAATCACGGTGACCGGCGCGGTGGTTCCGACACGAAAGCGGGTGAGGTAG
- a CDS encoding DNA/RNA endonuclease G produces the protein MREGVLARIVRRETHSPRTVLAVVLLVIVMVAAAYGAAELVAHIVGAAPLVIAPHEALTAVAGVPDLEGAEASVAVAIGVVAALVGLVLLWLSFSSARRPRHESQISRYSVVVDNGVIASAVAENLRRELDLPKSSVVVGIGHRTADITIRPHPGQMVDHERALVIAEIELASYELRPPVKVRTRVVKTDERGEFS, from the coding sequence ATGCGCGAAGGGGTATTAGCGAGAATTGTGCGTCGTGAGACGCACTCTCCTCGAACGGTCCTGGCCGTCGTGCTGCTCGTCATCGTTATGGTGGCAGCGGCCTACGGTGCAGCTGAGCTGGTGGCGCACATTGTTGGAGCCGCACCGCTCGTCATCGCGCCGCACGAAGCGCTTACGGCTGTCGCCGGGGTTCCCGACCTTGAGGGGGCTGAGGCGAGCGTCGCGGTGGCCATTGGGGTGGTGGCGGCGCTTGTCGGGCTCGTCCTGCTGTGGCTGTCGTTCTCGTCAGCCCGCAGACCTCGGCACGAGAGTCAAATCTCAAGGTACTCGGTGGTCGTCGACAACGGTGTTATTGCTTCGGCGGTGGCCGAGAACCTGCGCCGCGAACTTGACCTGCCGAAATCAAGCGTGGTTGTTGGTATCGGCCACAGAACCGCTGATATTACGATCCGCCCTCATCCAGGACAGATGGTCGATCATGAGCGGGCCTTGGTCATTGCAGAGATCGAGCTTGCCAGTTACGAACTTCGCCCTCCCGTGAAAGTGCGTACGAGGGTTGTGAAGACCGATGAGCGAGGAGAGTTCTCATGA